The Argonema galeatum A003/A1 genome contains the following window.
GATCGCAAGAAGGACGATAAATATCTTCTACTAATTGATCCGTAACAGCACTTTTGTCGAGATAAACTTTTTCTAATGTTTTACGGATGACCGATCGTTGACGCACATATTGAAATAACAGATAATTAGCCCAAGGTTGCCGGAGAATTCCAAGTATTATCTCACCCCAAATCTTTCTGACAGGATCGGGTTGCGGTTGAGGTTCAATTTCGGTAAAAGGGCCAGCACTGTTAATTAAAATCAATCCTGCCGCAGACTGGGGACGCTGTGCTGCTACACACAAACCTGCATAGCCTCCCAAGGAGTTTCCCGCCAAAACTGCTGGTTTATCGATAACTTGGGTGATAAAATCATTCAGTTGGTCGCGCCACAAATCGCCGCTATATTGCCAGTTTGGTTTAGCCGATCGGCCAAATCCCAGCAGATCGATCGCCCAAACTTCAAAATCCTGACTCAATTCAGCGATATTTTTGCGCCAGTGGTCTGTAGAAGCACCAAATCCATGAATCAATAGCAGTGGCGGACGTTGCGGGTGTCCCTGTCCGGCACGCACATAGTAAATTGATTGTTCCCGCCACTGCCAGTAGGAACCTGGAATAGAAGTTGTTGAGGAGATGAGGATTCCCGACATTTTTTCTCTTGACTTTTGAATGAGTGACTTTTGAATGAGTGACTTTAAGGTAGCTGGTTTGCCTGCTGTAGCAAGGTAGAAGCAACTTCGATCTCAACTTGGGAAAATTCCCCGTAAAAGCGACTGACGCTGAAGAATTGATGAGGCGTTGCTAGCACAATAACGCGATCGCACATCTGCTCTAAAGATTTGCTCAATCCCAGAGGGGCCACGGGCGTCCCGATCCAAACCTGTGCCGGTTTTTGAAGTTGTAGGGCAGAAACCGCCACAGCT
Protein-coding sequences here:
- a CDS encoding alpha/beta fold hydrolase, with product MSGILISSTTSIPGSYWQWREQSIYYVRAGQGHPQRPPLLLIHGFGASTDHWRKNIAELSQDFEVWAIDLLGFGRSAKPNWQYSGDLWRDQLNDFITQVIDKPAVLAGNSLGGYAGLCVAAQRPQSAAGLILINSAGPFTEIEPQPQPDPVRKIWGEIILGILRQPWANYLLFQYVRQRSVIRKTLEKVYLDKSAVTDQLVEDIYRPSCDPDAPQVFASVFSTPQGEKVDVLLKELPRPLLLIWGEADPWMNAKERGAKFRQYYPQLTEHYLQAGHCPHDEVPEQVNRSIAEWVLANCHL